A portion of the Paenibacillus marchantiae genome contains these proteins:
- a CDS encoding bifunctional 3-deoxy-7-phosphoheptulonate synthase/chorismate mutase: MDQSMNLEQLRGRLSEINHNLLHLLSERAQITQEIGQIKEKQGVPKFDPVREKEMLEELTAANPGPFQDDAIKLLFKQIFQASLNLQVDEHKKQLIVSRKNQQEDTVVSIGNVKVGAGKPIMIAGPCSVESYEQVREVAAALKAAGITVMRGGAFKPRTSPYDFQGLGIEGLKILKEVADEFGLKTISEIVHPSHIELAGQYIDVIQIGARNMQNFELLKAAGDVKIPILLKRGLAATIDEFVHAAEYVVSRGNKQVMLIERGIRTYEKATRNTLDISAVPILKQETHLPVLVDVTHSTGRKDILAPCAKAALAAGADGVMVEVHPNPAVALSDSAQQLNIEQFHQFLSSVRQSGLLKDQ, translated from the coding sequence ATGGATCAAAGCATGAACTTGGAACAATTAAGAGGCCGATTGAGTGAGATTAATCATAACCTCCTGCACTTGTTGTCAGAACGGGCCCAAATTACACAGGAAATTGGTCAAATCAAGGAAAAACAGGGTGTACCCAAATTTGATCCGGTTCGCGAAAAAGAAATGCTGGAGGAACTGACTGCTGCCAATCCTGGGCCTTTCCAAGACGATGCCATCAAACTTCTGTTCAAACAGATTTTCCAGGCTTCCCTGAACCTTCAGGTCGACGAACACAAGAAACAGCTGATCGTTAGCCGCAAAAATCAGCAGGAAGATACTGTCGTCTCCATCGGAAACGTCAAGGTTGGCGCAGGCAAACCCATTATGATCGCTGGCCCATGCTCGGTTGAAAGTTATGAGCAGGTACGCGAGGTCGCAGCAGCGCTGAAAGCGGCCGGCATTACCGTAATGCGCGGAGGTGCATTTAAACCTCGTACTTCTCCATATGACTTCCAGGGACTCGGAATCGAAGGATTGAAAATTCTGAAGGAAGTTGCCGACGAGTTCGGACTGAAGACAATTAGTGAGATTGTGCATCCAAGTCATATTGAATTGGCTGGCCAGTATATTGATGTCATCCAGATCGGTGCCCGTAACATGCAAAACTTTGAACTGCTCAAGGCTGCCGGGGATGTTAAGATTCCTATTCTGCTGAAACGTGGTTTGGCGGCAACCATTGATGAATTCGTTCATGCTGCGGAGTACGTTGTCTCCCGCGGGAACAAACAAGTTATGCTGATTGAACGCGGCATTCGCACCTATGAAAAAGCAACACGAAACACACTAGACATCTCTGCCGTGCCGATTCTGAAACAGGAAACCCATCTGCCTGTGCTTGTGGACGTCACCCACTCTACAGGGCGCAAAGATATCCTTGCCCCTTGTGCCAAGGCAGCACTTGCTGCGGGTGCAGATGGCGTTATGGTTGAGGTTCATCCGAATCCGGCCGTAGCCCTCTCGGATAGCGCGCAGCAATTAAATATCGAGCAGTTCCACCAATTCCTCTCCTCTGTGAGACAATCTGGATTGCTGAAGGATCAATAG
- the rhaA gene encoding L-rhamnose isomerase, with translation MENQVKQAYEAAKSLYAQHGIDTDEVLKKLAEIKVSVHCWQGDDVKGFLNKDGELTGGISVTGQYPGAATTPAELRADLEQAFSMIPGKHKVNLHAIYADTDEQVELDRIEPKHYENWVKWAKEQGLGLDFNPTCFSHEKSSDGFTLSHSDPAIRKFWIDHCKASRRIGAYFGEQLGQTCVTNVWVPDGFKDNPVDRMTPRKRLKDSLDEVFAEKLDPKYHLDAVESKLFGLGSEAYVVGSHEFYMGYGLQNDTLICLDAGHFHPTEVISNKLSSLALFTNGILLHVSRPMRWDSDHVVIMDDELLEIARELVRHDLLPTTHIGLDFFDGSINRVAAWVVGTRNTIKALLRAMLEPVDALKSAELEGDYTLRLALTEEFKSYPFGAIWDYYCAQQQVPVREQWIAEIKTYEQEVLLQRDKSFV, from the coding sequence ATGGAAAATCAGGTCAAGCAAGCATATGAAGCAGCCAAATCATTATATGCTCAGCATGGAATTGATACGGATGAAGTGCTGAAGAAGCTCGCGGAGATCAAAGTGTCTGTTCACTGTTGGCAAGGGGACGATGTAAAAGGTTTTCTGAATAAAGATGGGGAACTTACGGGTGGAATATCCGTTACAGGTCAATATCCGGGGGCTGCAACGACACCCGCAGAGCTTCGGGCAGACCTGGAGCAAGCCTTCTCCATGATTCCCGGCAAACATAAGGTCAATTTACACGCGATCTATGCGGATACGGACGAACAAGTAGAGCTGGATCGGATTGAGCCGAAGCATTATGAGAACTGGGTAAAATGGGCCAAAGAACAAGGGCTCGGTCTGGATTTCAATCCAACCTGTTTTTCACATGAAAAATCAAGTGACGGTTTCACGCTAAGTCATTCCGATCCGGCGATTCGCAAGTTCTGGATTGATCACTGCAAAGCATCCCGCCGCATTGGCGCTTACTTTGGCGAGCAGCTGGGCCAGACTTGTGTAACCAATGTATGGGTGCCGGACGGGTTCAAGGATAATCCGGTCGATCGCATGACACCGCGGAAGCGGCTGAAGGATTCACTAGATGAGGTATTTGCCGAGAAGCTTGATCCCAAGTATCATCTGGATGCGGTCGAGAGTAAGCTGTTTGGCCTCGGCTCAGAAGCGTATGTCGTTGGTTCTCATGAATTCTATATGGGCTATGGACTGCAAAATGATACGTTAATCTGCCTTGATGCCGGACATTTTCATCCAACGGAAGTTATTTCTAACAAACTATCTTCACTGGCCCTGTTTACCAACGGCATTCTGCTGCATGTCAGCCGTCCAATGCGTTGGGACAGTGACCATGTTGTCATTATGGATGATGAGCTGCTGGAAATTGCTCGCGAATTGGTACGTCATGATCTGCTTCCAACGACACATATCGGACTCGATTTCTTTGATGGAAGCATCAATCGAGTTGCTGCGTGGGTAGTTGGCACACGCAACACCATTAAAGCATTGCTACGTGCGATGTTGGAACCTGTGGATGCTCTGAAATCAGCGGAGCTGGAAGGGGATTACACCCTTCGTCTTGCTTTGACAGAAGAGTTTAAGTCCTATCCTTTCGGCGCGATCTGGGATTATTATTGCGCCCAGCAGCAAGTACCTGTACGTGAACAGTGGATTGCTGAGATCAAAACCTATGAGCAGGAAGTTTTACTTCAACGAGATAAATCTTTCGTATAG
- a CDS encoding ribonuclease J: MNLAHNKLYIAALGGLNEIGKNMYLIQYNQDIIVIDCGSKFPDETLPGIDLIIPDVTYLLENQDKVRALVVTHGHEDHIGGIPYLLKQINIPVYASRLTRGLIELKLKEHGLLRKADLHTVDSKSSITLGGIQISFFATSHSIPDCLGIFFQTPGGNVVHTGDFKFDMSPVNGPYPDLHRMAEIGKQGVHVLLSESTNAERPGFTPSERVVGDHILDAFIRAKQKVFISTFASNVSRVQQIVNAAFETGRKLALLGRSMLNVVSVASELGYLDVPEGLLIEAIDSDQFPPDEVVVLCTGSQGETMAALSRLAASKHPHVKIAPGDTVIIAAGAIPGNERNLAHVIDNLYVLGARVIYGSSGAAGMHVSGHGSQEELKLMLTLMKPDYLIPVHGEFRMLYQHRQLAESVGIERDHVFIVNNGDMIQYKDSVASPGPKIASGNSLVDGLIMGDVGNIVLRDRRQLSSDGMLVIVTTLSKTEKHMVTAPEIISRGFVFVKDSEEFMKEIHELVQNKMDELTGSGANQWNVIKRKLKDEIGHYIYAQTKRRPMILPIIIEV; the protein is encoded by the coding sequence TTGAATCTCGCCCACAACAAATTGTATATCGCGGCACTTGGCGGCTTGAATGAAATAGGTAAGAACATGTATCTGATCCAATATAATCAGGACATCATTGTCATCGACTGTGGCTCCAAATTCCCGGATGAAACCCTACCGGGCATTGATCTCATCATTCCGGATGTGACGTATCTGCTGGAAAATCAGGACAAGGTAAGGGCGCTTGTGGTTACCCATGGACATGAAGACCACATTGGCGGCATTCCCTATTTGTTAAAACAAATCAATATCCCGGTGTATGCATCCAGACTGACACGAGGATTAATTGAACTGAAACTGAAAGAGCATGGGCTGCTGCGCAAAGCAGATCTGCATACGGTTGATTCCAAATCCAGCATTACGCTGGGTGGAATTCAGATTTCTTTTTTTGCGACCAGTCACAGCATACCGGATTGCCTGGGTATTTTCTTTCAAACACCTGGAGGAAATGTCGTCCATACCGGGGATTTCAAGTTTGATATGTCACCTGTAAATGGGCCGTATCCCGATCTGCACCGTATGGCCGAGATTGGCAAACAAGGTGTACACGTGCTGTTGTCCGAGAGCACCAATGCAGAGAGACCGGGGTTCACCCCTTCCGAGCGTGTCGTAGGTGACCACATATTGGACGCGTTTATTCGTGCCAAACAAAAAGTGTTTATTTCTACCTTTGCGTCCAACGTAAGCAGGGTTCAACAGATTGTAAATGCAGCGTTCGAGACGGGGCGCAAGCTGGCTCTGCTGGGTAGAAGCATGCTTAATGTAGTGTCCGTAGCTAGTGAACTGGGATACCTGGATGTACCAGAGGGGCTGCTCATTGAGGCCATTGATTCGGACCAGTTTCCACCTGATGAGGTCGTTGTGCTCTGTACGGGAAGTCAGGGTGAAACGATGGCTGCTTTATCCCGTTTGGCGGCCTCCAAACATCCTCATGTGAAGATTGCACCTGGAGATACCGTCATTATTGCCGCTGGGGCGATCCCGGGGAACGAACGCAATCTTGCGCATGTCATTGATAATCTGTATGTGCTCGGAGCACGCGTCATTTACGGTTCAAGCGGAGCAGCAGGCATGCATGTATCAGGACACGGCAGCCAGGAAGAACTCAAACTGATGCTGACCCTGATGAAGCCTGATTATCTAATTCCAGTTCACGGTGAGTTCCGCATGCTGTATCAGCATAGACAACTGGCGGAGTCCGTGGGGATCGAACGGGATCATGTATTCATCGTGAACAATGGGGATATGATTCAGTACAAAGACAGCGTGGCATCTCCTGGTCCCAAAATTGCTTCAGGCAACAGTCTGGTCGACGGTCTGATCATGGGCGACGTCGGGAATATCGTGCTGCGTGATCGCCGGCAACTGTCATCCGATGGAATGCTGGTGATTGTGACTACGCTGAGCAAAACGGAGAAACATATGGTGACAGCGCCTGAGATTATTTCCAGAGGTTTTGTGTTTGTGAAGGATTCTGAGGAGTTCATGAAAGAGATTCATGAGCTGGTTCAGAACAAGATGGATGAGTTAACCGGAAGCGGAGCGAATCAGTGGAATGTGATCAAAAGAAAGCTGAAAGACGAGATCGGTCATTACATCTACGCCCAGACAAAACGAAGACCAATGATTCTGCCCATTATTATTGAGGTTTGA
- a CDS encoding glycoside hydrolase family 32 protein, translating into MKMTREQRYRRIEQAEPGEIGKLEALISACPWRQHYHIQPITGLLNDPNGFSYYQGYYHLFYQWFPLGTEHGMKYWYHTRSTDLVHWEEVGIGIEPGDTYDSHGAYSGSAIEKDGQLNLLYTGNTRDEDWIRHPYQCLAIMHESGSITKVHQPVISEVPSGYTEHFRDPKVWQQGDTYYCVIGAQRVDETGCTVLYRSSDLRNWTFLGEIHTGLPNFGYMWECPDYMEMQGKGVLIFSPQGIESQGDEYHNIFQSGYLIGEPLDLQTRHFDHGPFQELDRGFDFYAPQTMQAPDGRRILVGWMGLPDLEYPTDKSGWAHCLTIPRQLSLREGKLIQQPVSEMVKLRGDSEGTHMEFTMDHETRSFADFAGMAYELECEIRNFDAEVVGIELRASAEEKTVLQYDRLTQKVTLNRSQSGATLADQNGNIRRCALNADVLKFHIFVDSSSVEIFVNDGEEVFTSRIFPSKESVEIRFFAHRGKAGFQASKWDY; encoded by the coding sequence ATGAAAATGACTAGAGAGCAACGCTACAGACGAATCGAACAGGCAGAGCCTGGAGAAATAGGCAAGCTGGAAGCTTTGATCTCTGCTTGTCCGTGGAGACAGCATTACCATATCCAGCCGATAACCGGACTGCTTAACGATCCTAACGGATTCTCTTATTATCAGGGATATTATCATCTGTTCTATCAGTGGTTCCCGCTCGGGACCGAGCATGGAATGAAGTATTGGTACCATACCCGTTCAACGGATCTGGTGCACTGGGAAGAAGTCGGAATCGGAATCGAGCCGGGCGACACATATGACTCACACGGGGCATATTCGGGCAGTGCTATTGAAAAAGATGGCCAACTCAATCTGCTATACACAGGCAATACAAGAGATGAGGACTGGATCAGGCATCCGTATCAGTGTCTGGCGATTATGCATGAAAGCGGTTCAATAACCAAAGTGCATCAACCTGTGATCTCTGAAGTACCTTCTGGCTACACGGAACATTTCAGAGACCCCAAGGTTTGGCAGCAGGGTGACACTTATTATTGTGTAATTGGAGCCCAGCGTGTAGATGAAACGGGATGCACCGTATTATATCGCTCGTCAGATCTCAGAAACTGGACGTTTCTTGGAGAGATTCATACTGGGCTACCTAACTTTGGTTACATGTGGGAGTGCCCCGATTATATGGAGATGCAGGGTAAGGGTGTGCTGATCTTTTCGCCACAAGGAATAGAGAGTCAGGGAGATGAGTATCACAACATTTTTCAGTCGGGCTATCTGATTGGCGAACCACTGGATCTTCAGACAAGGCACTTCGACCATGGTCCGTTTCAGGAGCTGGATCGTGGATTTGATTTTTATGCCCCGCAGACGATGCAGGCGCCAGATGGAAGACGAATTTTGGTAGGCTGGATGGGACTTCCCGATTTGGAGTATCCGACAGATAAGAGTGGATGGGCACATTGCCTAACAATTCCGCGGCAGTTGTCACTCCGGGAGGGGAAATTAATTCAGCAGCCAGTCTCTGAAATGGTGAAGCTGCGTGGGGATTCTGAAGGGACTCACATGGAATTCACAATGGATCATGAGACTCGATCTTTCGCAGACTTTGCTGGAATGGCTTATGAATTGGAATGTGAAATCCGTAATTTTGACGCAGAGGTTGTAGGCATTGAATTGCGGGCGAGTGCAGAAGAGAAGACCGTGTTGCAGTATGATCGGTTGACTCAGAAAGTAACCCTGAATCGTTCGCAGTCAGGCGCCACGCTCGCGGATCAGAACGGGAATATTCGGCGCTGTGCATTGAATGCAGACGTGCTGAAGTTCCATATCTTTGTGGATTCTTCTTCTGTTGAGATCTTTGTCAATGATGGAGAAGAGGTATTCACAAGCCGTATCTTCCCAAGCAAGGAAAGTGTGGAGATTCGCTTCTTTGCACATAGGGGTAAAGCAGGATTTCAGGCATCAAAATGGGATTATTAG
- a CDS encoding bifunctional aldolase/short-chain dehydrogenase encodes MVQSLWNSSQASEKTTGLEQLVYRSNLIGSDRRVCNIFGGNTSTKTTVKDFRGCDIEVMYVKGSGSDLASMQAKHFTGLGLEDIRPLIERESMSDEEMVEYLGHCMIDSKHPRASIETLLHAFLPYKHVDHTHPDAIISLCCADNGKELAKEIYGDRFVWVPYVRPGFTLSKMIAESVFSNPNAELVLMEKHGLVTWGETSEECYAQTIKIINEAEAFIEARVDEGSLFGGEKHPAFEAEVRRQIVSKVMPTIRGAVSDSKKMILSFDDQEDVLAFVGGVDSPKLSQVGAACPDHLVHTKVVPLFIDWTPDAEDIEGLKSKLVEGVAAYKEQYQHYFESNKNDGDVMFEAAPRVILIPGVGMINTGKSWALSQVSGALYHRAIAVMRGATSLGQFVSLSDNESYNVEYWPLELYKLSLAPAETEFSRKVAFITGGAGGIGSETARRLVSEGAHVVLADLNLEGAQKVAQEINDQYGANRAYALKMDVTDEEAVQSAYAEVAVQYGGLDIIVNNAGLATSSPFDETSLKEWNLNMNVLGTGYFLVAREAFKLMKQQGIGGSMVFIGSKNSVYAGKSASAYSSAKALEAHLARCIAAEGGEYGIRVNTILPDAILQGSAIWNGSWRNERAAAYGIEPDQLEEYYRKRTTLLVNIYPRDIAEGIAFFASSKSEKTTGCMMTIDGGVPAAFTR; translated from the coding sequence ATGGTACAGAGTTTATGGAATTCATCACAGGCTTCGGAGAAAACAACCGGACTGGAGCAACTGGTCTACCGATCCAATCTGATTGGGTCAGATCGCCGTGTATGTAACATTTTCGGAGGCAATACGTCTACCAAAACGACGGTGAAAGATTTTCGCGGCTGTGATATAGAAGTGATGTATGTAAAAGGCAGCGGATCTGATCTGGCTTCTATGCAGGCGAAGCATTTTACAGGCCTTGGACTCGAAGATATTCGTCCATTAATTGAACGGGAATCCATGTCGGATGAAGAGATGGTCGAATACCTGGGTCATTGCATGATCGATTCCAAACACCCGCGTGCATCCATTGAGACGTTGCTGCATGCATTCCTTCCATATAAACATGTGGACCATACCCATCCAGATGCGATTATTAGTCTGTGTTGTGCAGATAACGGAAAAGAACTAGCGAAAGAGATTTACGGGGATCGATTTGTATGGGTTCCTTATGTGCGTCCAGGATTCACACTATCCAAGATGATTGCTGAAAGCGTATTCTCGAATCCCAATGCCGAACTGGTTCTGATGGAGAAGCATGGACTTGTGACTTGGGGAGAAACATCGGAAGAATGTTACGCCCAGACGATCAAAATTATTAATGAAGCGGAAGCCTTCATTGAAGCACGTGTTGACGAAGGAAGCCTGTTTGGCGGAGAGAAGCATCCTGCGTTTGAGGCAGAAGTGCGTCGCCAGATCGTATCCAAAGTAATGCCGACCATTCGGGGAGCGGTATCGGATAGCAAAAAAATGATTTTGTCCTTTGACGATCAGGAGGATGTGCTTGCCTTCGTTGGAGGAGTGGATTCGCCGAAGCTGTCACAGGTAGGCGCGGCGTGCCCGGATCATTTGGTGCACACCAAAGTGGTACCTCTATTCATCGATTGGACACCGGACGCGGAGGATATTGAAGGGCTGAAATCCAAACTGGTGGAAGGCGTAGCCGCCTACAAAGAACAATATCAACACTATTTTGAGAGCAACAAAAATGATGGTGACGTGATGTTCGAAGCTGCACCTCGCGTCATTCTTATCCCAGGTGTGGGCATGATCAACACAGGCAAGAGCTGGGCACTGTCCCAGGTGAGCGGGGCATTGTATCATAGAGCCATTGCCGTGATGCGGGGTGCGACAAGTCTGGGCCAATTCGTATCCCTCAGCGACAATGAATCCTACAATGTGGAGTACTGGCCGCTTGAGCTTTACAAATTATCGCTGGCTCCGGCGGAGACTGAGTTTTCCCGCAAAGTGGCGTTTATTACCGGGGGTGCCGGTGGAATTGGAAGTGAAACCGCACGCAGATTGGTATCTGAAGGGGCACATGTCGTTCTCGCGGACCTCAACCTTGAAGGAGCACAGAAGGTAGCTCAGGAAATTAACGACCAATATGGTGCCAATCGAGCATATGCATTGAAGATGGATGTAACGGATGAGGAAGCCGTGCAATCTGCGTATGCCGAAGTTGCTGTACAATATGGCGGCTTGGATATTATCGTGAACAATGCAGGCCTGGCCACCTCTAGTCCGTTTGACGAAACATCGTTAAAAGAATGGAACTTGAACATGAATGTGCTGGGTACTGGGTACTTCCTCGTGGCACGTGAAGCTTTCAAGTTGATGAAACAACAGGGGATTGGCGGCAGTATGGTATTTATCGGGTCCAAAAACTCAGTCTATGCGGGTAAAAGCGCCTCAGCTTACAGCTCGGCCAAAGCACTTGAGGCTCATTTGGCCCGCTGCATCGCGGCGGAAGGTGGGGAATACGGTATTCGTGTAAATACGATTCTCCCGGATGCCATCCTGCAAGGTTCAGCGATCTGGAACGGTTCATGGAGAAATGAACGTGCAGCAGCCTATGGTATCGAACCAGATCAACTGGAAGAGTACTATCGCAAACGTACAACTTTGCTCGTCAATATTTATCCGAGAGATATTGCGGAAGGCATCGCCTTTTTTGCCTCTTCCAAATCAGAAAAAACAACCGGTTGCATGATGACGATTGATGGCGGTGTACCAGCAGCATTTACACGATAA
- a CDS encoding LacI family DNA-binding transcriptional regulator has product MNKTISDIAQMAGVAKSTVSRFLNGGSVSDDTRQKIERIIKQYNYVPNTFAQSLKAKKTSIIGTVVPRLDSFATSQTLIGIDEELRNNQYQMLIANTSQDMQREIDAIYDFARQKVSGIILLAAEVTDAHLKAVEDIGIPVLLVGQQHEQLHSLVHNDDQAGYEMGKHVVEKGHRKIVYIGVTERDQAVGIHRKQGFKRAIDECGGCDVTYYETSFKMSEAIITAEAILKKSKPTIIVGATDNIALGVMKIAFSNKIQIPQDLSVTGFGGYEITEMIHPTLTTVKYHYFEAGQVAAQHIIRLVQGDPVEQCTILDVEIIPRESVDKI; this is encoded by the coding sequence ATGAATAAAACGATTTCGGATATCGCCCAAATGGCAGGCGTGGCGAAGAGCACCGTCTCTCGTTTCCTGAATGGTGGTTCTGTTAGTGACGATACACGGCAGAAAATTGAGCGCATTATTAAACAATACAATTACGTTCCCAATACGTTCGCACAGAGTCTTAAAGCCAAAAAAACCAGTATTATTGGAACGGTTGTTCCTCGTCTGGATTCCTTTGCAACCTCTCAGACATTGATCGGCATCGATGAAGAATTAAGAAATAATCAGTATCAGATGCTAATCGCGAATACGAGCCAGGATATGCAGCGCGAGATTGATGCCATATATGACTTTGCCAGACAGAAGGTATCCGGCATTATTCTGCTTGCCGCAGAAGTGACCGATGCACATCTCAAAGCTGTTGAAGACATCGGAATTCCGGTGCTATTGGTAGGGCAGCAGCATGAACAGTTACACAGTCTGGTTCATAATGATGATCAGGCGGGGTATGAGATGGGTAAACATGTTGTGGAAAAGGGCCATCGGAAAATCGTCTATATTGGTGTTACCGAGAGAGATCAGGCAGTGGGTATCCATCGCAAACAGGGGTTCAAGCGTGCGATCGACGAATGCGGTGGATGTGATGTGACATATTACGAGACAAGCTTTAAAATGTCCGAGGCGATCATTACCGCAGAAGCGATTTTGAAAAAAAGCAAACCGACGATTATTGTGGGCGCAACAGATAACATCGCACTGGGTGTGATGAAGATTGCTTTTTCCAATAAGATACAAATCCCGCAGGATTTATCGGTTACCGGATTTGGTGGTTATGAAATTACCGAGATGATTCATCCTACACTAACGACAGTAAAATATCATTATTTTGAGGCAGGTCAAGTGGCAGCCCAGCACATTATTCGTCTGGTACAAGGCGATCCGGTGGAGCAGTGCACGATTCTTGATGTGGAGATTATTCCACGAGAAAGCGTTGACAAGATATAA
- a CDS encoding sucrose-specific PTS transporter subunit IIBC has translation MSDNQQIAQDVIRAIGGKENIASFAHCATRLRIMVNDKDKIDQKQVENIDKVKGAFFNSGQYQIIFGTGTVNRIFEEVEKLGIEGSSKEDVKSQGKKEGNAFQRAIRTFGDVFVPIIPVLVATGLFMGLRGLLTQNEILSLFGATPEDISPNFLLFTQILTDTAFAFLPALVAWSAFRVFGGSPVLGIVLGLMLVNPALPNAYAVADGSAQPLHMFGFIPVVGYQGSVLPAFFVGLIGAKFEKVLRRRVPEALDLILTPFITLTVMITLGLFAIGPVFHSLEEWVLHGTTAVLGLPFGIAGIIIGFFHQIIVVTGVHHIFNFLEIQLLEKTGFNPFNAIITCAMAAQGAACLAVGLKTKNTKLKALALPSSFSAFLGITEPAIFGVNLRYMKPFIMGLVGGAVGGFIASLFHLQGTGMAVTVIPGTLLYLNSQLPLYILSNVVAMGIAFALTWFFGYKDQPVAEEVPSNAGDESKTEVLSQKSNSSASQAANHRTKVDLLEIASPITGTAVALEQVPDPAFSEKHMGEGIAIEPSEGKVFAPFDGVIAHVMNKSKHAVILEHETGVQMLVHIGINTVGLKGEGFTAYVNSGDTVTAGQLLIEFDMEAIQAAGLPLITPVLIPNGNEKIEQVMPTTTGPVQANGEALIVVKFTEPQ, from the coding sequence ATGTCGGATAATCAGCAGATTGCCCAGGACGTTATTCGTGCCATCGGGGGCAAAGAAAATATCGCATCATTTGCACACTGTGCAACACGTCTTCGGATCATGGTGAATGACAAGGACAAGATCGATCAGAAGCAGGTCGAGAACATCGACAAAGTGAAAGGGGCCTTTTTCAACTCGGGCCAGTATCAGATCATTTTTGGAACAGGAACAGTGAACCGGATATTTGAAGAGGTTGAGAAGCTGGGCATCGAAGGGTCTTCCAAGGAAGACGTGAAGAGTCAGGGCAAAAAGGAAGGCAATGCTTTTCAACGGGCCATTCGCACGTTTGGTGACGTTTTTGTACCGATTATTCCTGTGCTGGTCGCAACGGGGCTCTTCATGGGTCTGCGCGGGCTGCTCACTCAAAATGAAATTCTATCGCTATTTGGTGCAACACCGGAGGACATTTCGCCCAATTTCTTATTATTTACTCAAATCCTGACGGACACGGCATTTGCATTTCTGCCTGCACTGGTAGCCTGGTCTGCGTTCCGCGTGTTTGGCGGGAGTCCGGTTCTCGGCATCGTTTTGGGTCTGATGCTTGTGAATCCGGCGCTGCCGAACGCATACGCTGTGGCAGATGGATCAGCACAACCGCTGCATATGTTCGGATTCATACCAGTGGTCGGGTATCAGGGTTCCGTACTGCCTGCGTTCTTCGTCGGATTGATCGGAGCGAAGTTTGAGAAGGTTCTGAGAAGACGCGTGCCAGAGGCGCTTGATTTAATTCTTACCCCTTTTATTACACTGACGGTCATGATTACACTTGGTCTCTTCGCGATTGGTCCGGTTTTCCATTCCCTGGAGGAGTGGGTTCTGCATGGAACAACAGCCGTATTGGGACTGCCATTTGGTATTGCGGGCATTATTATTGGTTTCTTCCATCAAATTATTGTTGTTACCGGTGTACATCACATCTTTAACTTTCTGGAGATTCAATTGCTGGAGAAAACGGGCTTTAATCCGTTCAACGCGATTATTACATGCGCTATGGCTGCGCAAGGAGCAGCTTGTCTGGCGGTGGGGTTGAAGACCAAAAATACAAAGCTGAAAGCACTCGCACTGCCTTCGTCATTCTCTGCATTTCTAGGGATTACCGAACCTGCTATCTTCGGGGTTAACTTGCGGTATATGAAACCGTTTATCATGGGCCTTGTCGGAGGCGCTGTCGGTGGATTTATCGCGTCATTGTTCCATTTGCAAGGTACAGGTATGGCGGTGACGGTTATTCCGGGCACCCTGCTGTATTTGAATAGTCAATTGCCTTTGTACATTTTGTCCAACGTGGTGGCCATGGGAATTGCATTTGCACTTACCTGGTTCTTCGGATATAAGGATCAGCCGGTTGCGGAGGAAGTTCCGAGCAATGCTGGAGATGAGAGCAAGACGGAAGTTCTGTCGCAAAAGTCAAACTCCTCTGCCAGCCAGGCCGCTAACCATCGCACCAAGGTAGATTTGTTGGAAATTGCATCACCGATCACAGGCACAGCTGTTGCTTTGGAGCAGGTTCCTGATCCTGCATTCTCGGAAAAGCATATGGGAGAAGGGATCGCTATCGAGCCTTCTGAGGGCAAAGTATTTGCACCTTTTGACGGCGTCATCGCTCATGTGATGAATAAAAGCAAACATGCCGTAATCCTGGAACATGAAACCGGTGTTCAGATGCTTGTGCATATTGGAATTAATACCGTTGGACTGAAGGGTGAAGGTTTTACCGCATATGTGAATAGCGGAGACACCGTAACCGCAGGTCAACTGTTGATTGAATTTGACATGGAAGCGATCCAGGCTGCCGGGCTGCCATTGATTACACCTGTGCTCATCCCGAATGGGAACGAAAAGATCGAACAGGTGATGCCAACTACGACCGGCCCTGTTCAAGCTAATGGAGAAGCACTAATCGTTGTGAAATTTACTGAACCGCAATAA